The sequence TATCCACCCACGTCCCTGAAGGCTTGGCACCATGCATGGGGTTTTCGATTGATACGCGCACATTGCAGCCCAACGACCTGTTTATTGCCATCAAGGGACCTCATTTTGATGGTCATGATTTTCTTGATGACGCCTTTGCAAAAGGCGCCTGTGCCGCTCTGGTGGCCTCATCATGGCCTCACCATCACCCCCAAGGCCTTGTGGTCCATAATCCCCTCACCGCCCTTGAACACATCGCCCACGCGGCACGCCAGCGGGCCACGGACACTACCTTTATTGGCATTACCGGCAGCGTGGGGAAAACCAGCACGAAAGAAGGGTTAGCCTGGGTCTTAAAAGATCGCGGCGTGTTTGCTTCACGCAAAAGCTTCAACAACCACATCGGCGTCCCCCTTACGCTGGCCAATCTGCCGCCACACACCCCGCAAGCTGTATTTGAGTTGGGCATGAGCCATGCAGGGGAAATACGCGCCTTAGGCACTCTCGTCAAACCCCATGTGGGCCTTATCACCGCCATTGGCCCCAGTCACCTTGAACATTTTTCTTCCCTTCAGGGCATTGCGCTGGCAAAGGCTGAGCTTTTGGAAACACTCATCCCACCCGGCATCGCCGTGCTGAATCGGGATGACGACTTTTTTCCGTTGTTAGAAAATATCTGTCACCAGCAAGGTGTGGGCACCCTTATCACCTTTGGTGAGCATGCCCAGGCTGATGTGCGTCTTCATGAATGGCATGCGCAAAAGAACGGCACGTCATTTTCCTGCCTCTATTTTGGCCACCCCCATCATGGCCAGATCCCCCACACAGGCAAACACTGGGTTATGGGCGCCTTGTCTATTTTGGCTGTCACCCATGCCTTGGGTCTCGACCCAAACGAGGTCCTCGCCCATCTCATGACATGGCCGTGTTATCAAGGTCGCGGTCAAACCCACACGATCACTTTCCACGGCAAAACCATCACGGTTATTGACGATACATATAATGCCAACCCCCTGTCTATGAAGGCCGCACTTGAAGCCTTGGCCTTAAGGCCCAAACCCTCAGGACGGCGCGTGATTGTGTTGGCTGATATGAAAGAGTTGGGAGACACAGCGCCCTTAGCGCACAAAAACTTAAGCCCCCTCATTCAGGCGTGCAGCGTGGATGTGGTGATGACGGTTGGCCCTTTGATGGTGTACCTGCATCGCGCCTTGCCGCCCACCCTTGAAACGCATCATGTTTCTGATTGGATTCAGGCGTGGCCTTTGTTAACATCTTTGTTAACACATGGTGACATGATTCTGCTCAAAGGGTCACGATCCATGGAATTGGACAAAGTTGTGGATCGTTTGCTTTCTGCGGCGGCTGGGCCAACGTGACATTGATTGTGGATTTTGATCATGCTTTATGCTCTGTTTAATGCGCTTGCTACCCACCAAGGCATCTCCCTGTTTGGGTATATCACCTTTCGCACGATTCTTGCATTTTTGACCTCTTTTGTGGTCAGTTTTTTGCTCGGACCTGTGGTGATTCGCATGCTCAAAACCTATCAAACGCGGGGGCAACCCATTCGATCTGATGGACCGCAAACACATATTACTCAAAAAAAAGGCACCCCCACCATGGGCGGCCTCTTGATTCTCTTAGGGTTTTCTTCTGCAGCCCTTCTGTGGGGCAATTGGAGCAATCCGCCTACATGGTGGTTGTTTTTTGTAACGCTGGCCTTTGGCCTATCGGGGCTTATTGATGACGCTCTTAAACTTGCTCACTTTAATCACTATGGCCTTAAACCCCTCCATAAAACTCTGGTACAGGTGGCTTTTTCGCTTGTGGCTGTGGGATGGTTGTGGATGATTTTTCCTGCGCACCTAAAAGACACACTGCACTTCCCCTTCTTTAAGGATGCCCTGTGGCATTTGTCTTTCTTATTTCCTGTATTTTCCATGCTGGTGCTGATTGGCAGCGCCAATGCTGTGAACCTCACAGACGGGCTTGATGGGCTTGCCACGGGGCCTGTGGTGATATGTACCACGGTGCTGTCTATTATTGTTTATTGCGTGGGGCATAAAGAGTTTGCGTCCTATCTGCACATTCCTTATGTGCCTGGTGTGGGCGAAGCGGCTGTGTTGGGCGGCGCTCTCATTGGCGCGTGCTTAGGCTTTTTGTGGTATAACGCCCCCCCGGCCATGATTTTCATGGGGGATACCGGCTCCATGGCCATGGGCGGTTTTTTAGGGGGGCTTGCGCTCTTAGCCAAGCATGAGCTGATTTATGCCTTCATTGGGGGCATTTTTGTGCTTGAAACCCTGTCGGTGATTGTGCAGGTACTCTATTTTAAACACACGCGCAAACGCATTTTTCTGATGGCGCCCATTCACCATCACTTTGAAGCCAAGGGGTGGTCCGAGTCATCTGTGGTCTTTCGTTTTTGGATTATTTCTATTATCCTCGGCGTTTTGGGTCTTGCCACGCTGAAGTTGCGTTAATCTTTTCCCATGGCTATGCACACGCTATCTCCTGCCAAGCCTGACCCCCTTGATTTTTTGAAAGATCAACGGGTGCTGGTGGTGGGCATGGGGCTTTCAGGGCTGGCCACAGCCAAAGTCATACAAAAAAGTGGCGCCCACGTCACCGTGACAGATGATCGTCACACAAGCGGTGAAGGGTTTGCCTATCAGCCGCCCGATCAGATTGACCCGAAGGGTTTTGATCTTATCCTCTTAAGCCCCGGCATTGCCCACAAAGGCCCCCACCCTCATCCATTGGTGGTAAAAGCGCTCAAAGCTGGTACCCCGCTGTCATCTGATGTGGATCTTTTTTTTCAAACACACCCCCCCGTCACCACCATTGGCATTTCAGGCACCAATGGTAAATCAAGCACCACCTCGCTGATTCACTGTGCTCTTTCTGCCTTGGGGCAACACAGTGTGATGGCCGGCAACATTGGCGTGCCCATTTTGACGGTCCTGCCCCTTGAAGGCAAAGATGTATGTGTAATTGAGCTGTCTTCCTATCAGCTGGAAACTGTACCCCATCTTTCGCTTGATCTGGCGATTTTATTGGCCATCACGCCCGACCACCTGGCGCGGCACGGCACCCTTGAAGCTTATGCGGCACAAAAACGCACCCTCTTCAACATCGGGTCTGCAGAAGGCCGATGCCTTTATGATGCTCATGACCCATGGCAAGCCCCCTTTGTGCGTGACGCCCCTCACCCACATCGTTTTATCCCCTATGCCCATGGCACACCCTTGAAGGCAGGGTTTTTTCTCATCAAAGACACCCTTCATGACACCTATCACACCCCACATACCACAGTGAAAGCCTCCTTTCCACACATGGCGGAAGCCACGCTTCTCACCTCTTTTGCGGCACTCAGGTTATTGGGGCATGATGCTCATGCCATCATCAAGGCCATAAAGACCTGGCCTGGCCTGGCCCATCGTTATGAGCGCGTTATCCCCTCTCAACACCCTGCCGCAAACATCACCTTCATTAATGATAGCAAGGCCACAAACGTGGAGGCAGCGGCGTTTGCCCTCAAAAAAAGCCAAGGCCAACCTGTGTTTTGGATTGTGGGTGGGCGCCTTAAAGATCAGGCAGATCTGACTCCGTGGATCCCTTACTTACCCTTCGTGACAGAGGCCTTTCCCATGGGCGAGTCAGCGGCGACTGTGGCCCAGTTTCTTGCCGATCACCATGTCCACCACATCCCCTGTTCGACCCTTGCCGCCGCTTATCAAGAGGCCGTGGCTGCCGCTGCCCGGTGGGTCCAAAGCAATCCCGGCAAACAGGTGCCCTTGGTTCTTCTCTCTCCAGGGGGTGCCAGTTTTGATGCTTTCCCCCATTTTGAAGCGCGCGGCGATCACTTCAAAGCCCTGATCCAAAGTGACAAGACGATAAAAACGCTTTAGACTTGCGTCTGGAGCTATGATACAGAAAGGCCGCGCCCTTGCTTGATTTTTCTTCTGCACGCACCAACCGCACGTTTTGGGGAGAATGGTTATGGACCATCGATCTGGCCACACTCTTTACCGTGTGCTTGTTGATGGGGCTTGGCATTCTTTTTATGATGGCGGCAAGCCCGAGCATTGCCTCACACTATGGGTATGAAACGTTTTTCTATCTCAAAAAACACGTGATCTTTGTGTTGGTGGGATTTGTAACGCTGCTTGTGAGCTCACATCTTTCGGTACACCATATGCGTCGCCTGGCCTTTGTGGGGTTTGGCCTGATGCTCTGTTTATTGTGGATGACCCTTTTTTGGGGAACACCCGTCAAAGGAGCCAAGCGCTGGATCAAGGTGGCGGGGTTTCCGTGTCAGCCTTCCGAATTTTTGCGACCATGCCTGTTGGTCGTCACCGCATGGCTGCTGAGTGAGGGCAAACGGTTAGCCGGCCAATTTTCAGGCATGGCCTGGGCGTTTGCCTGCCTCTTCATCAGTTTAGCCCCGCTGACTCTCCAACCTGACATTGGCATGACGTGTGTGCTTTTGGGCTCTTTTCTAACGCAAGTTTTTCTTGCGGGCCTTGCGTGGCGTTTCTTGTTTTTAGGGGCGGGCGTGTTTGCCCTGTCTGGTGTGGGGCTTTTCTTTCTCTTTCCCCATGTGCGCCACAGGATTGAGATTTTTCTTGGTCACAATAAAGGCGACCCTTTTGGGGATCAATTTCAAATCATCAAATCCATCCAATCCTTTCAGTCAGGCGGTTTATGGGGCATTGGGCCAGGAGAAGGACGCATTAAAGGGCATCTTCCTGACGCGCACACAGACTTTATTTTTTCTGTCACAGGTGAAGAATTTGGAGGGCTTTTTTGCCTTGCGCTTATGGTGCTTTATGGGTTTTTGATTCTCAGACACCTTTATTGGACCCTGTCTCAACACAGCTTATTTGTGATCTTAGGCGTTGCAGGTCTTATTACGAATCTGGGGCTTCAAGCCTGTGTGCACTTCTTGTCCACCTTAGGGGTCATTCCCACCAAGGGGGTGCCCTTGCCTTTTATGAGTTATGGGGGGTCATCGATGATGGGTGCTGCCATCACCATAGGCTTTTTGTTGGTTTTTACGAGAAAACGACTTTTTTCTTAAAGGCTTGAGACCGTCATGTTTTCAATCAACAGCGAAGGCGCGTTGAGCGAGCCACGCATCTCAAGATCATTGGCCGGCGTCAGGGAGGCAAACATGTCTTGCAAACGCCCCACAATGGTTACCTGATCCACAGGATAGGCCACCTCACCGCCCTCAATCCAAAGACCCGAGGCTCCCACGCTATAATCCCCGGTCAACAGATTGACCCCGCCCCCGCTTTCCATAATCTCGGTGACCAGCAGGCCGTTGTGCATCTCTTGCATCAGGGCTTGAGGCGACTTGTCTCCCGCCAGCACATTGACATGGTGCGCCGCAATGCCGGGCGGCCCACCGGCAGGCCAGGTGGCATGAGCCGTTGACGGCAAGTCCAACTTATGGGCAAAGCGCATATTCAAAAGCCAGGTCTCAAGCACGCCGTCTTGCACCAGTGGTGTTTTATGGGTGGGCAAGCCTTCCCCATCAAAAAGGCATGCACCAAAACCATAGGGCACATGAGGGTCGTCGACAATATGCACGCCTTTGGCAAAAACTTGCGTGCCACGGGCTTTTTGAAGGAAACTCATCCCCTCACACACCTTGCCGCCATGGATCGCCGCCAGCAAATGCCGCACAAGCATCGGGGCAATCTTATTCTCAAAAAGTACAGGATAATGGCCTGTCACCGCGCGCTTTGGGTTTTGTTTGCGCAACACGCGATGAGCTGCTTTGTTGGCCACGGCGGTTTCATCTTCAAGGTCATCAAGATTCATGGCAGCTGCGCCATACCCATCCACCTGCCGTGCACCCTCAGCGCCCGCCAACAACGCCACACTTACCCCATAGGTTGACGCACGATGCTGGCCATAAAAACCACCCCCTGTCACTAGAGTGGTCACGCTGTGGCCGTATCCGGCACTAGCGCCATCAGATCCATTGATACCGTCATGATCCAGAGCCGCACGCTCTAATGTTTCTGCGCGGCGTACAAGCTCATCCATCTCTAAGGTTCGCGTATCCACAGGCAGGGTATGGTTGCCTTGAAACCACATATCCGGAGATGAGCGCACAAGAAACCTATCCTCCGGCACAGAAGCAGCCATAGAAAACGCACGCGTCAAGAGGGCCTCAACATCATCCAGGCGGCTGGTGGTCACCACAGCCGATTTTTGCCCCACAATCACCCGTATAGATATATGCTCGTCTGAGGAAAACGTGGCGTCTTCAAGCACACCCAAACGCACCTTGGCTTCGGCATCTGTTTCGACCCGATGCACCAGGTCACAATCTGAAGCCCCTTTGGCACGTATTTTCTGCGCCAGGGACGTGAGCCTATCTTTAATATCCATACCGGCACTTTAAAGCCTTGTGCCCCTGTGCACAACCCCTGTCAGCACCCTCATGATACACAACCTATCCAAAGACAAAACGCAACCCAAAGCCCTGTCCACGGATTGGCAAAAAAAACACGCAAGCAACTTTGTGGCTCACGAATATCCAGATTCCATTGCTGCCACCCAAGATGCCCAGCCGCAAGCCCAAGGCCCAAAAAATAGGGCCATCCCCACTGTTCAGACCACCCAAGGGCCACCAAACATACCATCATCCCCACAAGGCAACACACAAAAAAGATGCCGGGATGATCTCCCCACAAAAGAGAGGTGGATTTCACCCCCACCTTGCTGTCATCAACGCGATCTTGATAGCCATACACCGTGTCATAATAAAGCGTCCACAAGATACCCGCCCCATAAAGCAAAAAAGGAGCAAAGGTCACAGATCGAAAATCCGGGTTCACCTGAAACCAGGCCACCCAAATGCCACTTGAAAAAAGAAACCCTAAATAAAGCTGGGGCCAGTATGTAACGCGTTTGAGCCACGGATAGGGAAGCACCAAAAGGGCTGCAAGAAGCCCCCCATAAATGGCCGCCATGCTCAGCTGCACAAGCACCCACAAAGCCAGCACCAGCATCACGCCTGAGGCGCACCCAAGCGCCACCAAAGAAACATCTTTTTGGGCCAGCGGCCTTTGCTGGGTTCGGGTAACATGACAGTCTATGTCTTGATCCACCCAATCATTGTAGGCACACCCCACACTCCGCGTCAGAAACGCCCCCCATAAAAAAAGAAGAAGATCCTGCCACCGTGGTTGTCCACCGCTTGCCACAATCAGCCCCCACAAGCACGGGAGATACAAAAGCATCACACCGCGAGGACGCATAAGGCGAAAAACATCTCCCAATCGCCATAAAGAGTGCTGATTCACGAACATAGGGTCCTTAACGTTAAGAGGCGGTCAGCAAATCATCCACCGTTCTTGCCTTGGCCACCATTGCGCGACGCGTCTTCAAGAAACGCACCGAGCGCATCTGCTTTTTGGGACGACGGCGCTTCGGTTTCACAGGCTTGCCCAACGAAGCTGATTGCAGGAAAGGCCCCTGCTGCCAGTTCGGCATGCGCTTAAGACTCTTTTGATTGAGGTTGGCATGGCGAAACCCCATTTCAAGAAGCGAGACCATCCGCTGATCACGCCACTTTGCGGTTTTGCCGCCAATGACCACGGCCATCAACCTTTTTTGTTTGCGTTTGGCGGAGGTCACCAGATTAAAACCGGCTTTTCTGATATAGCCCGTCTTCAAACCATCCACGCCATGCACGTTGCCCACAAGCTTGTTATGGCTTTTGTGGATCTTGCCACGGAAGGAAAATTTTCTGCGCTTAAAATAGGCATACTCTTTGGGAAAGTGTTTAACCAAAAAAATGCCTAGGCGCGCCATGTCATGCGCTGTGGTCATCTGCTTGGGGTGAAACAAGCCTGTGGCATTATGAAACGACGTACGCTTTAATCCTAAAGACCAAGCTCTGGCCGTCATCAGGCGCGCAAACCTTCTTTCTGATCCACCCACAGCCTCAGCCAGGGCAACAGCAATATCATTGGCAGACCGACACACCAGCGACAAAATGGCTTTTTCCACCGTAATCCAATCTCCCGGTTTTAACCCCAAACTTGAGGGTTCTTGCTGGGCCGCCCACCTGGAGATAGGAATTTTTTGATTCAAGCGCAACTGGCCCCGATGCAACGCATCAAACACCAAATAAAGGGTCATCATCTTGGTGAGCGACGCGGGATAGATCCGTTCTTGCGAGCTGATTTGATGAAGCACACGACCTGTTTGCACATCCACCACAATAGAGGCATATCGAGGGTTGGCGGCATAGGCCGGCCCCAATAACTGCCACATGACGCATAGGCAAACACAAAAATACCGCATCTTCATGACGATCATTTTCCAAGAATGATTGCTTATTCTAGACATCAAAAATCTACAGATCTGTTAACAAGGATGAACGCATACCGACACCCCCTTGTTTGTGTGCTTCTTTTTCTATAGTGTGAATGTTTCGAGAATACAAGAATCATTGTTAAAAAATTAACGATCAGCTTTATGGACTCTTTAAAAAATTTTTTGCCTTTTCTGTCCTCCATGCAGGGCAACGCCAGCCTTTGTTACACAGGAGAAGAAGCCGTCGCTTTGCTGAACACGCTTTATGAAGAAGGCAAGCAAATGTCGGAAGACATGATCCGCGACCTTCAAAAAGGCATTCCTTGCAACGGCAACATTCCCTGTTATCCTTATATTGCCTTTGCCGTAGCACCTAAGGAACTTAACATTGATGCCACCAGAGCCTATGGCATAGCATCAGAGCCAGGTGTGTATGGAACCACAGTCACAAGGCCAGATATTTTTGGTGCTTACTATCAAGAACAAATTAATCTTCTGATCCGCCACCACAAGGCACCCGTCCTTGTGGGAAAAAGCACATGGCCTATCCCACTTCCTTTTTTTCATGAGGCCTCTCTTTCTACGCTTGACCCCGCCACACTGTGGGACATGGCCAATAATGTCCCCTTGCCTGACCTGTCTAAAGTCGACGACAGCATTGCCAACGGCACCTATACCCTTGCTGACAAAAATGTGCCACGACCTCTGGCCCTTTTCACCGCAGAGCGTGTGGATTATTCGCTGCACCGCCTTTATCATTATTGCGGCACAGCACCTGAGCATTTCCAACATTTCATTCTTCTCACCAACTATCAGCGCTATATTGACCACTTTGTAAACCACGCCCTTGAAACACTCGAGAGCGACAGTGACTATACAGCCCTGGTGGAGCCCGGTGATATTATCAGCCGCAACCGCCAAGAGTTTGAAGCCAAACACAAAAACCGACCTCAACACTTGCCACAAATGCCCGCTTATCACCTCAAACGCAAAGACGGAAGTGGCACCACCTTTGTGAATATTGGCGTGGGACCCACCAATGCCAAAAACATCACCGACCATCTTGCCGTGTTAAGACCCCATTGCTGGATCATGTTGGGGCATTGTGCTGGCTTTCGGCGTTCACAACACTTGGGTGATTACGTCCTCGCCCACGGCTATGTCCGGGATGACCACGTTCTTGACCGAGACGTGCCGCTCTGGACACCCATCCCCCCCATCGCGGAAGTTCAGATGGCGCTGCAAGAGGCTGTGGTCAATGTGACAGGCCTTAAAGGCGCTGACATCAAAACGCGCATGCGCACGGGCACCGTGGTCAGTTGTGATGACCGGAATTGGGAAATCAGTGCGAAGGAAACCTTTGCCCGCTATAATCGCACACGAGCCATTGCGCTCGACCTTGAGTCAGCAAGCCTGGCCACCAACGGGTTTCGTTTTCGTGTACCCTACGGAACACTCTTGTGTGTGTCGGATAAACCTCTTCATGGAGAGCTTAAACTCAAAAATATGGCTACGCAGTTTTATAAAGATCGCGTGCATCAACACATGGAAGTGGGGCTTGAAACCATTCGCCTACTCCGCAGCCGTGGATCTGAGATTTTGCACTCACGAAAATTGCGAGGCTTTGATGAGCCACCCTTTAGATGATCCATCTATCAACACTGACGTGCCCTTTCATGCTCGATCAACACACGGATGCATGCCACACAGCTGAAGAAAATAATAAAAAAATGTTTAAAAAACAATATTTTCTTTTTTGATGAGGAGGTTTGTTAAGAACACACCCTTACGATCATACACAGTGTGTTATTTTACACTCACGAAACATTGTTAAGATATGATATGGGTCATGTGGGCGACGATTGTTAAGCCTGATGTTTGTAGTGTGTCTTTGGTGATATGATGGTAAAGATGTTGCGCTTTTTTCGTTTTTCTTTTTTGTGGGCAGGGTTGTTCTGCCTGCCTTTGTGCGCTGCTGAAGTGGCTCCCTTCTTCAACTATGAAGGGCAGAGTGTGATGATCACCGCGGCCCGAGGCATCAACCGCCAAATTTTATCCCTCTTCACGCAAAGCACATTTCCTGGCACATCCTCAAGCACCCTGTTTGCAGGAAGTTATCTCCTGCCCGGCACGGTATGGTCGTTTCCTTTGCGCCATCGTTTTGAGGTAGGCTATCAAGGCAACCGTCATGACGATTATCAAAGCTATACGCATGCCGTTGCGGGGTGGATGCCAGAAGCACTGGTTAACCTCAACCCTGCTTACATCTCTTTTGGCGCAGGCCCCTACCTGAAATCACGCGCCACACCTGTCAGCGGCGGTCGCTTTGCGGTGGTGGCGAACCTGGCCTTTGGGGTGACGTTTCACGCCGTCAATGTGGAGATGTTCTTAAGGCATCATTCCAATGCCTATACAGCTTCACCCAATCACGGCAATGATTTTTTTGGCATTGCCTTATCCTATAATTTCAGCCTGCACAGCCGCAGTTAAGGGCCGCTGGGCCTTACCCTTCTCTCAGAAACCTTGCCTCCAAAAAAATGTGCTCGTGAAAGATATTATAGAAAATTGCCTCTTTTTATTTTAAAAATTGTGTATTCGTGATTAGAATACTCTTATTCATTCACGTTATCCTTTTGTATGCGGGCACGCTTTTTTGTTATTGGCACGTTGTTGTCATTACCCCCCACCTATGTCTGGGCCGATTCTGCTCATGAAGCCTTTTTTGCGAACCACTCTCAGGCGGTCATGATCACAGGCGGCGCACCCGTCAACCGCCGGGCCTTTGATCTGTTTCTGAAAAACGCTCCCACCGAAAACCAACAGCACACCCTCTATGCCGCAGGTTATTATTTTCCTGGCACATTATGGGTATGGCCCATCCGTAATCGCCTAGAAATCAACTATCTCAACCATATCCACGAACGCTATCGCCATTTTGTGGTGGGGTGGGTGCCTGAGCTGCTTTTCAATCTTAAGCCGTGCTATATCGCCTTGGGGGCTGGCCCTGAAATCAAAAGCCGGCCCACACCCGTCAATGGGGGATATTTTTTCGTTGTGGCCAACCTGGCTTTGGGTGTGACGTTTGATCCTGTCACCATTGAAGTGGCGTTGAAGCACTTTTCTAATTTCTACACCTCTGTGCCCAACGACGGCATTGATTTTGTCACCCTCAGCGTTGGGTTTTCATTCTAGGGCCTTTTGGATGATGAAGTGCCCTTAAAGCCCCGTGCCACCACATACATTTCTGACGACTCTTTCCGACTCGATGCTGGCTTCACACAGTGCACATGAGAAAAACACTGTTTAAGTGCCTTAAGATACGCCGGATCGCCCCCGCCTTGAAAAATTTTGGCCACAAAATGTCCCTTGGGGGATAGCACCTTTTGTGCAAAATCCAGCGCCGCTTCGCTTAACGCCATAATGCGCAGGTGATCTGTGGATTTATGCCCTGTGGTGGAAGGCGCCATATCACTCA comes from Candidatus Hepatobacter penaei and encodes:
- the mraY gene encoding phospho-N-acetylmuramoyl-pentapeptide-transferase, with protein sequence MLYALFNALATHQGISLFGYITFRTILAFLTSFVVSFLLGPVVIRMLKTYQTRGQPIRSDGPQTHITQKKGTPTMGGLLILLGFSSAALLWGNWSNPPTWWLFFVTLAFGLSGLIDDALKLAHFNHYGLKPLHKTLVQVAFSLVAVGWLWMIFPAHLKDTLHFPFFKDALWHLSFLFPVFSMLVLIGSANAVNLTDGLDGLATGPVVICTTVLSIIVYCVGHKEFASYLHIPYVPGVGEAAVLGGALIGACLGFLWYNAPPAMIFMGDTGSMAMGGFLGGLALLAKHELIYAFIGGIFVLETLSVIVQVLYFKHTRKRIFLMAPIHHHFEAKGWSESSVVFRFWIISIILGVLGLATLKLR
- a CDS encoding D-alanyl-D-alanine carboxypeptidase family protein, giving the protein MWQLLGPAYAANPRYASIVVDVQTGRVLHQISSQERIYPASLTKMMTLYLVFDALHRGQLRLNQKIPISRWAAQQEPSSLGLKPGDWITVEKAILSLVCRSANDIAVALAEAVGGSERRFARLMTARAWSLGLKRTSFHNATGLFHPKQMTTAHDMARLGIFLVKHFPKEYAYFKRRKFSFRGKIHKSHNKLVGNVHGVDGLKTGYIRKAGFNLVTSAKRKQKRLMAVVIGGKTAKWRDQRMVSLLEMGFRHANLNQKSLKRMPNWQQGPFLQSASLGKPVKPKRRRPKKQMRSVRFLKTRRAMVAKARTVDDLLTAS
- a CDS encoding TldD/PmbA family protein, producing the protein MDIKDRLTSLAQKIRAKGASDCDLVHRVETDAEAKVRLGVLEDATFSSDEHISIRVIVGQKSAVVTTSRLDDVEALLTRAFSMAASVPEDRFLVRSSPDMWFQGNHTLPVDTRTLEMDELVRRAETLERAALDHDGINGSDGASAGYGHSVTTLVTGGGFYGQHRASTYGVSVALLAGAEGARQVDGYGAAAMNLDDLEDETAVANKAAHRVLRKQNPKRAVTGHYPVLFENKIAPMLVRHLLAAIHGGKVCEGMSFLQKARGTQVFAKGVHIVDDPHVPYGFGACLFDGEGLPTHKTPLVQDGVLETWLLNMRFAHKLDLPSTAHATWPAGGPPGIAAHHVNVLAGDKSPQALMQEMHNGLLVTEIMESGGGVNLLTGDYSVGASGLWIEGGEVAYPVDQVTIVGRLQDMFASLTPANDLEMRGSLNAPSLLIENMTVSSL
- a CDS encoding acyloxyacyl hydrolase, with protein sequence MLRFFRFSFLWAGLFCLPLCAAEVAPFFNYEGQSVMITAARGINRQILSLFTQSTFPGTSSSTLFAGSYLLPGTVWSFPLRHRFEVGYQGNRHDDYQSYTHAVAGWMPEALVNLNPAYISFGAGPYLKSRATPVSGGRFAVVANLAFGVTFHAVNVEMFLRHHSNAYTASPNHGNDFFGIALSYNFSLHSRS
- a CDS encoding AMP nucleosidase, with the protein product MQGNASLCYTGEEAVALLNTLYEEGKQMSEDMIRDLQKGIPCNGNIPCYPYIAFAVAPKELNIDATRAYGIASEPGVYGTTVTRPDIFGAYYQEQINLLIRHHKAPVLVGKSTWPIPLPFFHEASLSTLDPATLWDMANNVPLPDLSKVDDSIANGTYTLADKNVPRPLALFTAERVDYSLHRLYHYCGTAPEHFQHFILLTNYQRYIDHFVNHALETLESDSDYTALVEPGDIISRNRQEFEAKHKNRPQHLPQMPAYHLKRKDGSGTTFVNIGVGPTNAKNITDHLAVLRPHCWIMLGHCAGFRRSQHLGDYVLAHGYVRDDHVLDRDVPLWTPIPPIAEVQMALQEAVVNVTGLKGADIKTRMRTGTVVSCDDRNWEISAKETFARYNRTRAIALDLESASLATNGFRFRVPYGTLLCVSDKPLHGELKLKNMATQFYKDRVHQHMEVGLETIRLLRSRGSEILHSRKLRGFDEPPFR
- a CDS encoding 4-hydroxybenzoate octaprenyltransferase, encoding MRPRGVMLLYLPCLWGLIVASGGQPRWQDLLLFLWGAFLTRSVGCAYNDWVDQDIDCHVTRTQQRPLAQKDVSLVALGCASGVMLVLALWVLVQLSMAAIYGGLLAALLVLPYPWLKRVTYWPQLYLGFLFSSGIWVAWFQVNPDFRSVTFAPFLLYGAGILWTLYYDTVYGYQDRVDDSKVGVKSTSLLWGDHPGIFFVCCLVGMMVCLVALGWSEQWGWPYFLGLGLAAGHLGWQQWNLDIREPQSCLRVFFANPWTGLWVAFCLWIGCVS
- a CDS encoding UDP-N-acetylmuramoyl-tripeptide--D-alanyl-D-alanine ligase; protein product: MNAATLSPQNPSSQPLFTWSALASLLSTHVPEGLAPCMGFSIDTRTLQPNDLFIAIKGPHFDGHDFLDDAFAKGACAALVASSWPHHHPQGLVVHNPLTALEHIAHAARQRATDTTFIGITGSVGKTSTKEGLAWVLKDRGVFASRKSFNNHIGVPLTLANLPPHTPQAVFELGMSHAGEIRALGTLVKPHVGLITAIGPSHLEHFSSLQGIALAKAELLETLIPPGIAVLNRDDDFFPLLENICHQQGVGTLITFGEHAQADVRLHEWHAQKNGTSFSCLYFGHPHHGQIPHTGKHWVMGALSILAVTHALGLDPNEVLAHLMTWPCYQGRGQTHTITFHGKTITVIDDTYNANPLSMKAALEALALRPKPSGRRVIVLADMKELGDTAPLAHKNLSPLIQACSVDVVMTVGPLMVYLHRALPPTLETHHVSDWIQAWPLLTSLLTHGDMILLKGSRSMELDKVVDRLLSAAAGPT
- a CDS encoding FtsW/RodA/SpoVE family cell cycle protein, whose protein sequence is MLDFSSARTNRTFWGEWLWTIDLATLFTVCLLMGLGILFMMAASPSIASHYGYETFFYLKKHVIFVLVGFVTLLVSSHLSVHHMRRLAFVGFGLMLCLLWMTLFWGTPVKGAKRWIKVAGFPCQPSEFLRPCLLVVTAWLLSEGKRLAGQFSGMAWAFACLFISLAPLTLQPDIGMTCVLLGSFLTQVFLAGLAWRFLFLGAGVFALSGVGLFFLFPHVRHRIEIFLGHNKGDPFGDQFQIIKSIQSFQSGGLWGIGPGEGRIKGHLPDAHTDFIFSVTGEEFGGLFCLALMVLYGFLILRHLYWTLSQHSLFVILGVAGLITNLGLQACVHFLSTLGVIPTKGVPLPFMSYGGSSMMGAAITIGFLLVFTRKRLFS
- the murD gene encoding UDP-N-acetylmuramoyl-L-alanine--D-glutamate ligase, which translates into the protein MHTLSPAKPDPLDFLKDQRVLVVGMGLSGLATAKVIQKSGAHVTVTDDRHTSGEGFAYQPPDQIDPKGFDLILLSPGIAHKGPHPHPLVVKALKAGTPLSSDVDLFFQTHPPVTTIGISGTNGKSSTTSLIHCALSALGQHSVMAGNIGVPILTVLPLEGKDVCVIELSSYQLETVPHLSLDLAILLAITPDHLARHGTLEAYAAQKRTLFNIGSAEGRCLYDAHDPWQAPFVRDAPHPHRFIPYAHGTPLKAGFFLIKDTLHDTYHTPHTTVKASFPHMAEATLLTSFAALRLLGHDAHAIIKAIKTWPGLAHRYERVIPSQHPAANITFINDSKATNVEAAAFALKKSQGQPVFWIVGGRLKDQADLTPWIPYLPFVTEAFPMGESAATVAQFLADHHVHHIPCSTLAAAYQEAVAAAARWVQSNPGKQVPLVLLSPGGASFDAFPHFEARGDHFKALIQSDKTIKTL